The genomic region ATTCATAATCTTATTTGGTTTCTCCAGATCTTATAACAATTGGATCGTTTTGCTAGCCAGCATGGGCACACACAACATGCCAAGATGCTGAGGTTTGTTTGCCTGTACGATACACATACATGACCACCATTTGATTTTTCCCTACAGTGATGTTTCATAGTGCTCTATGGTCTGGCTGAGGTATTGAATATGTTTGAGTTTATATGCTTCTCTTGTTGCCAATTGATATGCAAATACTGAAATGAATTGGGGgtttttttgcttgttttttttaacacatttagGACTCGTCCAGCTGCAGAGTGATAAACTCTTGTATGCATTTCTTATACTGCTGTTCAGTTTGGGTATTGTGGGAGGGATATTGACCTGGCTGGCCAAACACTCCCTCCGTCTCCCGCATCTCCTCGTTCATCTTCGCCAGACGCAGCCTggacacagaagagagaaaaacatgagAAAAGGAGGTGAGTAGCAGGGAAGGACCGGGAGGAGGAAAGCTATTAAAGATGTgggtgaaaaatgaggaaattaaatcaaatttggTTGGCCATATTTTGGCAATACTGGACCCAGAGCCCGTGTGCAGTTAGTGCCAGCCAGAGAATGCCTAACAGAAAATCTGCCACATCAGCCCAGAACAGACAATATTTGATTACATCCTCACCATTTAGTGACGCTGAGTACACTGTCCATTGCTTTTTATAGTCATTGGTGAAAAAGGACAAGTTGACATGCATTAATCAGGATGTTAAAAACGGGATGAGAGTAGTTGTGCTTGTTCTCACTTACAGAGTGACTATGTCAGCATTGGCAGCCTCTACAGCGATGGACAGCGGAGTTCTGCCATCAGTGTCGACAGCATTCTGTTTGGCCCCCCTCTTCAGAAACAGGCACACTTGACTGAGAGAATGGGCAGCAATTACAGTACGCTCCATGTAATAGATTTACAAGCAGGATGCTATAAGGACAGACCCAGCAAAACTACATCTGCACTGCTTGCCAACCATCTCCATGACACACCATGGTAGTAATTCATTTAGATAGTCAGCAGTATACAGATCATAAGAGTGAATAAGCTCCATGTTTAAAGGTCCATGGTGACACGTACCCTGTGTGGCCCAGAATCGTGGCATGGTGCAGTGGACCTCGGCCGCGGATGTCCTGTTGGTCCACATTACCAGCGTTCTGAAGGAGGAACTCACAGGTGACCAGTGAGCCCTGTGTGACAAAGCATCAAAAATGCATAATATAGACATGACAATTTACAGACTCGCTTGATTTATCACATTCTATTGTTAGATTTCaccaaaataataaacaaatacaccAATCATCTCATCAATTAAAGCAGACTGTGGAGTTGCGTGTTGTGCGTTGTGGAGTTCTTTGTCTccgcctcgtccattaattccatataTCGGGACACCTCGGTGGCTGTTATCAATAACGTATTTCACGCACTGTGGCACACCCACCCCTTGGACTGCCTGTATGAGAGGCGTCCGGTTGCTGTCCTCGGAGTTGACCCAGTTGATGTCGGCGCCATGTGCCATGGCCTCGGCCATGTCGGGGAGACTGCAGGCGCAGGAGGCCCAGTAGAGCAGCAGGTCTGACGAGAAGTCTGTCAGCTCGGAGAAGACCGGTGGAGACTCGACCCGCTGTACAGCAACTGGGGACTCGGACTCAGgctctgggacacacacacacacacacacaggttgtgtTAGGACTCTCGCTCAAACCTACAAAGGGCTACAGAGGCCTACCACTAAGtcattattctattctattcttaaGATTTGCTGTTTGAATTGAAACATGGGGCCCTAATACAAATGACAACATGGATTTGATCATTTAATACCATGAGCAACATCCTAAGCGCAATGCtcagctcaatgctcccacGTGCCACATGACATTTTTGGTTCATGCACAAGACACTTTACTCACTGAGTGACTTTGCACTTTAAAAATTAGGGCCTATTGATATTCATTTAACCTGGTGAAACCATGTTACCCACTGATGTGTACCAGAAGAGTTTTCTAAAGGAATCACAGCTTTAGTGTACTAGAAATATGTTTCTGTAGCCAAAGACTTCACAACAATATCTTCACAAcaatatctatatctatatactgtatgtgcaaccACTGAGCTGACTGTTTCCGTGACACACTAAAAAACCTGAACAGCACGACAGCGCCTCCATCTGGACAATCACTCACCTGGCTCACTGAGGCTGTTGCTGGAGGGAGTCGAGGCCAACATCTCCCGACTGCCATCTGCACTGTTCTGTATGCCACTATCCGCACTCCGCACTAGCAGAGGAGAACAACATCATATATGTCAGACGTCAGTTTCTCAAGGCACAATGACTTGCCTTTAAGAACACCAAACCACACAGAATAGCAAGGTGGGGTGCAGCACACTGAGAGACAGATATGGGATCCCAAACTGACTGCAGACGTCAGTGGACATCCTGGAAATGAGATGAAGTCTGTCAAGATGCTTCAGTCAGCCACTCTTTTACAGTGCCAGCCATTGATCACAGCAACAGTGGACACTGTCCACATGACAACATGGACGGAGGTGCAGAGGACACACAAGTGGACACACAGTAACAGTTTCACTTGCAGCTACTTACAACTCCGCAGCTTTGAGGAAGTGTCAAAGTAGGAGAAGAGTGAGTCAAGCTCATCAGGGCAGAAGAGTGAATCACGGCGAACCTCCTGGCCAGTAGCCGCTACTACTCAGCGGTCAGAGTTTTTGAAgaaggagggaggcagaggCGAGCGTTAGTAAAGGAAAGGGAAGCACAGAGCAGGTCAGGTCAAAAGaacaggtcaggggtcaggggagagagaaaagggaaaagagagagacatggccagagagaggaggagatgagggaagAGAGATGTGTGGCTACGAAGAGAGAAACAAGCAACTTTCAAGCTGAGGTGCAATTAGTCTACGGGCAAAagccagaggagagagaagacagcCTCGTAAATGCTAGCAACACTAACCATCCAGAAATGTACGGCTTTTATGACTGTGGCTTGTGCTGGGGATTGGGGAAAGCATGTCTGACCCACCTGAGGTGCTGGAGGCTGTGCGGAGCTTTGGGGTGGGTGGAGGCGGCCGTGGGGGCAGGAACTCGGCACAACTCCTCGGCTGCTTATCCTGTTTGCTCAGGCTAATCACCTTAGCCCTCTGCTCCATGGCAGAAGGCTTCAGCACAAACTTCCTGTCAATGTACTTGGCTCTGATAAAGGCCTCAATCTCCTGTCTGTGAGGTTGCAAAAAAGTACAATTTCAAACAATTGAAAATCATAAACAACAATGACAGAATGTTGACTGACAAACAGTAGTTCATACACTGCTTGCTACCGGTGTAGATcaggtagcaaatcatgttaacaACACTTAAATTCTGATGCAATATTCTAACTACGATTAAATATGGTCTACTAGTCTACTACTGAATGAAACAATATTGAGTAGATTCATCCTAAATTAGCATAACCACCTTCAGTCTTTTCTGCTGTAacatacttgaatttcccctttcccctttctcttgaatttctccttggggatcaataaagtatctatctatctatctatctatctacaataCACAGTAAAGAGTGACAGCACATTCTTAATGGAGGAGTACCTGGGGTCTCCAGGCTGTGGTTTCCTGCTTCCCAGCTCCTCTCGACGGGCCTCATAGATCTGGTTTATCAGCCCATTTCCAAGTTCACACATTAACTGAAAACACATTCGCATGTCATGGCAAATAGAATAAGGAGTCTTTTAGGAGCAAGTAAGCAACACTGTTGAAAATTATCCTAAAGATTTCAGCTACTCAAACATGCTAATGGCACCTGTACATACTTTTATGACTGCTAAAACAGTCATACTCAAGTAGTGACCAATTAATTGAGATAATTAAGATATTTTGGTTCACACTCATACATAAACGATCAATATAAAGTTGAGTGAACCTTAAACTCTCCCATACAGAATCCACTAAACCTGCTGCATACTGCCATCTTACCTTGAGTAGTTCTGGCTCCCAGGAGTCCAGTGTAAGGGACCTGACTTTGGAGTTGTGCACACCCAGACTCCTGAGAAGAACAGAGTGAATGCACATCAACAAAACATCAGAGTTTTGCCTCAGACCTTAGAGCAGAACACTGGCCACGAACTAAATTAGGAATCTATAAATTGGACCCCTTTTGGAGGCAAGTCTCAGCCTGAGAACAGCGACAGCAACCTCAGCTGGAAGAACAGCAGcagtttgctttttaatttgcCATTTCTTAATTTCCACTGTCTTAAGTTGAATGAAGTGTGATATGTGCCTCTTTGTTTTTTCCATATGAGGACTCTACTGCAAACAAAATCTAGCTCTGGGTACAAATAAACAGGAGCCAAACTCCAGCAGCACAAATGCAGGAGAGTCGTGCATGCAGTACCTGTGTATGCCGGAGCACTCGATGCAGAGCGTGATGCCCAGGTTGATGCTGGCCCAGCGTGGCTCGGGCTGCCCACAGTCGGCACAGGTGTCGTTCCCGGGGATGGCCAGCACCCTCCCGAGGGCGCTCTCGCCCTTCATAGACCTGGTGTCACCCCCCGAGTCCAGACTGCCCAGGGACGCAGAGGACTTACGATCAAGCCTTGTCTAAAAGATGAAAGAGAAAGTTAACAATCATTTACTGTTAATTATTATACTTAATCATTATTTACTGTTTTGAAAAGGTCAGTGTCCTTGAACCGGTGACTTCCAAAATGAGGAACCCACAGAACAATAGGGTCCTCTGTTTTGTCCCAAGATCAGGAATAGACTGGGAGCTgctattttaaatatgtttcGGGTGATGGACACTCATGCTAGTGAGTGTTATTTCACAATATTTATTCTATACCCTGCAATACATCTAATAAAATGATCAAGATATACCTTTCTCCAAATATCCTGCAAACAGACATTTCTTGAGGCACAAAATGTATGCCATGCAGTCAAAAACATCTTCAAAAGACTAATGTGTTATGGCTTTttgaactattttttttttcttttgtgacAACCAGTCACCTTGTAAGTCTCTTGTAAATGTATTGgttcagacagacacaggagCATGTTCAGGTCTCCATGACACTCACCACGGGTTCGTCTCCGTTCTCCCTGAAGGCCGTGGCGATGCTGTCCTGCACCGCTTTGATCCAGGCCTGCCGCAGCTTCTCCGAGTCCGCCTGCATCATGCAGCTCCTGGGAGCGGGAGAGGATCACAATACAACTCATATCTCTCCTGAGGAGCttctctattgtgtgtgtgtgtgtgtgtgtgtgtg from Alosa alosa isolate M-15738 ecotype Scorff River chromosome 1, AALO_Geno_1.1, whole genome shotgun sequence harbors:
- the acap2a gene encoding arf-GAP with coiled-coil, ANK repeat and PH domain-containing protein 2 isoform X3; the encoded protein is MKVTVDFEDCLKDSPRFRATIEEVETDVGELESKLDKLVKLCIGMIDAGRAYILANKQFVNGIRDLALQSTRDVVIESSLTKFAESLQEMNNYHTILFDQAQRSIKSQLQTFVKEDLRKIKETKKQFDKVSEEKEVALVKNAQVPRNKTHEVDEATNILTTTRKCFRHIALDYVLQINVLQSKRRSEILKSMLSFMQAHLSFFHQGYDLFSELQPLMKQLGIQLDQLVVDAAKEKRDMEQKHSTIQQKAALQDLFNEDTKLEYNVDTDNGIAMEGYLFKRASNAFKTWNRRWFSIQNSQMVYQKKFKDNPTVVVEDLRLCTVKPCEDIERRFCFEVVSPTKSCMMQADSEKLRQAWIKAVQDSIATAFRENGDEPVTRLDRKSSASLGSLDSGGDTRSMKGESALGRVLAIPGNDTCADCGQPEPRWASINLGITLCIECSGIHRSLGVHNSKVRSLTLDSWEPELLKLMCELGNGLINQIYEARREELGSRKPQPGDPRQEIEAFIRAKYIDRKFVLKPSAMEQRAKVISLSKQDKQPRSCAEFLPPRPPPPTPKLRTASSTSVAATGQEVRRDSLFCPDELDSLFSYFDTSSKLRSLRSADSGIQNSADGSREMLASTPSSNSLSEPEPESESPVAVQRVESPPVFSELTDFSSDLLLYWASCACSLPDMAEAMAHGADINWVNSEDSNRTPLIQAVQGGSLVTCEFLLQNAGNVDQQDIRGRGPLHHATILGHTGQVCLFLKRGAKQNAVDTDGRTPLSIAVEAANADIVTLLRLAKMNEEMRETEGVFGQPGQYPSHNTQTEQQYKKCIQEFITLQLDES
- the acap2a gene encoding arf-GAP with coiled-coil, ANK repeat and PH domain-containing protein 2 isoform X4, whose amino-acid sequence is MKVTVDFEDCLKDSPRFRATIEEVETDVGELESKLDKLVKLCIGMIDAGRAYILANKQFVNGIRDLALQSTRDVVIESSLTKFAESLQEMNNYHTILFDQAQRSIKSQLQTFVKEDLRKIKETKKQFDKVSEEKEVALVKNAQVPRNKTHEVDEATNILTTTRKCFRHIALDYVLQINVLQSKRRSEILKSMLSFMQAHLSFFHQGYDLFSELQPLMKQLGIQLDQLVVDAAKEKRDMEQKHSTIQQKDLFNEDTKLEYNVDTDNGIAMEGYLFKRASNAFKTWNRRWFSIQNSQMVYQKKFKDNPTVVVEDLRLCTVKPCEDIERRFCFEVVSPTKSCMMQADSEKLRQAWIKAVQDSIATAFRENGDEPVTRLDRKSSASLGSLDSGGDTRSMKGESALGRVLAIPGNDTCADCGQPEPRWASINLGITLCIECSGIHRSLGVHNSKVRSLTLDSWEPELLKLMCELGNGLINQIYEARREELGSRKPQPGDPRQEIEAFIRAKYIDRKFVLKPSAMEQRAKVISLSKQDKQPRSCAEFLPPRPPPPTPKLRTASSTSVAATGQEVRRDSLFCPDELDSLFSYFDTSSKLRSLRSADSGIQNSADGSREMLASTPSSNSLSEPEPESESPVAVQRVESPPVFSELTDFSSDLLLYWASCACSLPDMAEAMAHGADINWVNSEDSNRTPLIQAVQGGSLVTCEFLLQNAGNVDQQDIRGRGPLHHATILGHTGQVCLFLKRGAKQNAVDTDGRTPLSIAVEAANADIVTLLRLAKMNEEMRETEGVFGQPGQYPSHNTQTEQQYKKCIQEFITLQLDES
- the acap2a gene encoding arf-GAP with coiled-coil, ANK repeat and PH domain-containing protein 2 isoform X6, with the protein product MKVTVDFEDCLKDSPRFRATIEEVETDVGELESKLDKLVKLCIGMIDAGRAYILANKQFVNGIRDLALQSTRDVVIESSLTKFAESLQEMNNYHTILFDQAQRSIKSQLQTFVKEDLRKIKETKKQFDKVSEEKEVALVKNAQVPRNKTHEVDEATNILTTTRKCFRHIALDYVLQINVLQSKRRSEILKSMLSFMQAHLSFFHQGYDLFSELQPLMKQLGIQLDQLVVDAAKEKRDMEQKHSTIQQKDLFNEDTKLEYNVDTDNGIAMEGYLFKRASNAFKTWNRRWFSIQNSQMVYQKKFKDNPTVVVEDLRLCTVKPCEDIERRFCFEVVSPTKSCMMQADSEKLRQAWIKAVQDSIATAFRENGDEPVTRLDRKSSASLGSLDSGGDTRSMKGESALGRVLAIPGNDTCADCGQPEPRWASINLGITLCIECSGIHRSLGVHNSKVRSLTLDSWEPELLKLMCELGNGLINQIYEARREELGSRKPQPGDPRQEIEAFIRAKYIDRKFVLKPSAMEQRAKVISLSKQDKQPRSCAEFLPPRPPPPTPKLRTASSTSVRSADSGIQNSADGSREMLASTPSSNSLSEPEPESESPVAVQRVESPPVFSELTDFSSDLLLYWASCACSLPDMAEAMAHGADINWVNSEDSNRTPLIQAVQGGSLVTCEFLLQNAGNVDQQDIRGRGPLHHATILGHTGQVCLFLKRGAKQNAVDTDGRTPLSIAVEAANADIVTLLRLAKMNEEMRETEGVFGQPGQYPSHNTQTEQQYKKCIQEFITLQLDES
- the acap2a gene encoding arf-GAP with coiled-coil, ANK repeat and PH domain-containing protein 2 isoform X2; this translates as MKVTVDFEDCLKDSPRFRATIEEVETDVGELESKLDKLVKLCIGMIDAGRAYILANKQFVNGIRDLALQSTRDVVIESSLTKFAESLQEMNNYHTILFDQAQRSIKSQLQTFVKEDLRKIKETKKQFDKVSEEKEVALVKNAQVPRNKTHEVDEATNILTTTRKCFRHIALDYVLQINVLQSKRRSEILKSMLSFMQAHLSFFHQGYDLFSELQPLMKQLGIQLDQLVVDAAKEKRDMEQKHSTIQQKDLFNEDTKLEYNVDTDNGIAMEGYLFKRASNAFKTWNRKKADNNRRWFSIQNSQMVYQKKFKDNPTVVVEDLRLCTVKPCEDIERRFCFEVVSPTKSCMMQADSEKLRQAWIKAVQDSIATAFRENGDEPVTRLDRKSSASLGSLDSGGDTRSMKGESALGRVLAIPGNDTCADCGQPEPRWASINLGITLCIECSGIHRSLGVHNSKVRSLTLDSWEPELLKLMCELGNGLINQIYEARREELGSRKPQPGDPRQEIEAFIRAKYIDRKFVLKPSAMEQRAKVISLSKQDKQPRSCAEFLPPRPPPPTPKLRTASSTSVAATGQEVRRDSLFCPDELDSLFSYFDTSSKLRSLRSADSGIQNSADGSREMLASTPSSNSLSEPEPESESPVAVQRVESPPVFSELTDFSSDLLLYWASCACSLPDMAEAMAHGADINWVNSEDSNRTPLIQAVQGGSLVTCEFLLQNAGNVDQQDIRGRGPLHHATILGHTGQVCLFLKRGAKQNAVDTDGRTPLSIAVEAANADIVTLLRLAKMNEEMRETEGVFGQPGQYPSHNTQTEQQYKKCIQEFITLQLDES
- the acap2a gene encoding arf-GAP with coiled-coil, ANK repeat and PH domain-containing protein 2 isoform X5, which codes for MKVTVDFEDCLKDSPRFRATIEEVETDVGELESKLDKLVKLCIGMIDAGRAYILANKQFVNGIRDLALQSTRDVVIESSLTKFAESLQEMNNYHTILFDQAQRSIKSQLQTFVKEDLRKIKETKKQFDKVSEEKEVALVKNAQVPRNKTHEVDEATNILTTTRKCFRHIALDYVLQINVLQSKRRSEILKSMLSFMQAHLSFFHQGYDLFSELQPLMKQLGIQLDQLVVDAAKEKRDMEQKHSTIQQKAALQDLFNEDTKLEYNVDTDNGIAMEGYLFKRASNAFKTWNRKKADNNRRWFSIQNSQMVYQKKFKDNPTVVVEDLRLCTVKPCEDIERRFCFEVVSPTKSCMMQADSEKLRQAWIKAVQDSIATAFRENGDEPVTRLDRKSSASLGSLDSGGDTRSMKGESALGRVLAIPGNDTCADCGQPEPRWASINLGITLCIECSGIHRSLGVHNSKVRSLTLDSWEPELLKLMCELGNGLINQIYEARREELGSRKPQPGDPRQEIEAFIRAKYIDRKFVLKPSAMEQRAKVISLSKQDKQPRSCAEFLPPRPPPPTPKLRTASSTSVRSADSGIQNSADGSREMLASTPSSNSLSEPEPESESPVAVQRVESPPVFSELTDFSSDLLLYWASCACSLPDMAEAMAHGADINWVNSEDSNRTPLIQAVQGGSLVTCEFLLQNAGNVDQQDIRGRGPLHHATILGHTGQVCLFLKRGAKQNAVDTDGRTPLSIAVEAANADIVTLLRLAKMNEEMRETEGVFGQPGQYPSHNTQTEQQYKKCIQEFITLQLDES
- the acap2a gene encoding arf-GAP with coiled-coil, ANK repeat and PH domain-containing protein 2 isoform X1: MKVTVDFEDCLKDSPRFRATIEEVETDVGELESKLDKLVKLCIGMIDAGRAYILANKQFVNGIRDLALQSTRDVVIESSLTKFAESLQEMNNYHTILFDQAQRSIKSQLQTFVKEDLRKIKETKKQFDKVSEEKEVALVKNAQVPRNKTHEVDEATNILTTTRKCFRHIALDYVLQINVLQSKRRSEILKSMLSFMQAHLSFFHQGYDLFSELQPLMKQLGIQLDQLVVDAAKEKRDMEQKHSTIQQKAALQDLFNEDTKLEYNVDTDNGIAMEGYLFKRASNAFKTWNRKKADNNRRWFSIQNSQMVYQKKFKDNPTVVVEDLRLCTVKPCEDIERRFCFEVVSPTKSCMMQADSEKLRQAWIKAVQDSIATAFRENGDEPVTRLDRKSSASLGSLDSGGDTRSMKGESALGRVLAIPGNDTCADCGQPEPRWASINLGITLCIECSGIHRSLGVHNSKVRSLTLDSWEPELLKLMCELGNGLINQIYEARREELGSRKPQPGDPRQEIEAFIRAKYIDRKFVLKPSAMEQRAKVISLSKQDKQPRSCAEFLPPRPPPPTPKLRTASSTSVAATGQEVRRDSLFCPDELDSLFSYFDTSSKLRSLRSADSGIQNSADGSREMLASTPSSNSLSEPEPESESPVAVQRVESPPVFSELTDFSSDLLLYWASCACSLPDMAEAMAHGADINWVNSEDSNRTPLIQAVQGGSLVTCEFLLQNAGNVDQQDIRGRGPLHHATILGHTGQVCLFLKRGAKQNAVDTDGRTPLSIAVEAANADIVTLLRLAKMNEEMRETEGVFGQPGQYPSHNTQTEQQYKKCIQEFITLQLDES